One Ezakiella massiliensis genomic window, AATTTCCCCCTATCACTCAGTTAAATCTATTACATAAATCTTCTTCATTTCAGAGTCACACAAGGCAAGACCCCCCTCATAGTCTTGCATTAAAAACCGCTTGTCAATATTCTTTTTGGGAATGCCCAAAAAATCTGTAAGACTCCTAATATATTCTAAGCCTTCTGTTGAGCTTTTAAACTCGTGCAGATAAGAAGTACTCCCGCTTGATAGATAATAAGAATCTCCTTTTTTAACTAGGTCCGTAAAGGATGAACTACTTGGCAGGTCGTATAATTTTTGCATTTTATCTTCTTCCAGCAAATAAATAGCATCCCCGCACCGGCCATAGGTCTCATATTCACGAGAATTTTTGTAAGCAGATTTTATTTTCTTTCCATACTTAAAACCCTTCAAGGTCTGGACTGCATATAATTTTCCATCAGTCACTTTTAAAAATCCACCAAATCTTTGATCGTACATCTTTTCCTTGCCATCCTTATCTATGGATATAATGGCCATCACGCTTTCACTAGCAGAATGTGTTGATATGTAAATCTTATCCTTGTAATGGACTATGGAGTCAAAAGATCTTCCACTTGCTTTCTCTTCGAAGATTTGCAATTTAATCTCGTCTACAAAATTAAAATTTTCATCAGCTCTTATAATCTTCTTATCAAAAATCTCCCCATTATCCAAAATATAATAAAGCCCTTCTTCCTCATCAAAGTAAAAGGCACTTGGGTCGCTAAAATATGCAGAGCCCATGTCCTCGCTCGCAATCGTCTTCAAGACTTGCCCCTGCAAATTTAAAATCTTTATATCCTTGGCCTCTTGGTCCAGAATAATAATCTCCTGGTCAGTAATCCTAAATCCAGCAATGGATTTTATAGGGTCGACATCTATGTCTATGACCTGGGAAATTTTATTTTCTTCTTTAAATTCATAGTCGTCCCTGAGATATTTTTCAGAAATATATGCGCCGGCCTTTCGACTTGCCTCAGATTCACTGAGTCCATTAATATTTATATCAAGGACTTCAAATTCATCCAGTGCCGCCTGGTCTCCTGAATTTTTTCCGCAGGATATTAATAGTATTGTGATTAGTAAAACAAGAGCAATTTTCTTTTTCATGGCTTAATTAATTCCTCCTCTAATTTTCTTGGCTTTTCTTTTAACGGAATAAATCGTTCTTAGCTATTATCTACCCCTCTTGAACTCTTATTTAACATTTTTATACATTCACATGAGTAAATATAAATTCTTTCTTCTTATTATATATGTATTTGCATTAAAAAACCACGCTGGTATCTTAAGCGTGGTTTGAAATTCTATTTTATTTTATGCCAGCGCCTTGCCGACGACTGGGACGACTTGTTTTTTCCTCGAGAGAACTCCGGGTGCGTCGAATTCGTTTTCTTTTAATTCTTGGCCGAAAGCTTTGGCGATTTTTTCTCCTTGGTCACCCACGACTAGGATTTTGGAATTTTCCTTTAAGATATCTGTCAGTATAAAGATATTTAAATCGTCGCCGTCTGCTTTTCGACGGTCTTGCATGGCTACAAGTAGCTGGGCCTTTATTTTTTCCAGGCTGTCCATGTCCATGGTCATGACTTGGCCTATGTGCATCTTGTGGCCTTCGATGGTAAACTCTTTGACGTCTTCGTTTAATAAATCGGTCGGCCTCTTGCCTTCCAAACTTGTGCCTGCCTTAAACATGGCCTTGGCGTAGTCTTCTGGATTGATTTCCGCAATCTTTGCCATGCGGTCAAGCATGATCCTATCGATATTGGTTGCCGTTGGCGATTTAAATAATAGGGTGTCGGAAATTATTCCTGAGCAAAGGAGTCCTGCAATTTCTTTTGATGGGCTAATCCCCTTTTCCCCGTAAATGCTGGCTATAATTGTGCAGGTTGAACCCACTGGCATATTCCTAAAATAAATCGGCGCCTCTGTATTTATATTTGCCACCCTGTGGTGGTCGATGACCTCGATAATGGTCGCGTCTTGGATGTCGTGGATGGATTGGTTGCGCTCGTTGTGGTCCACCAAGATCAATTTCTTTTTCTCAGTTGAAATCAAATGATAACGAGAAATGCTTGCCACAACCTTGCCCTTGGCATCCAAAACTGGATAAGACCTAAAACGGGTCTCGCTCATCTTGGCCGTAACTTCGTCAACAAAGTCGTCCAGACCAAAGGTCACCAAGTTTTCCTTGGCCATTACAGCTTCGATTGGAACGGCTTGGGGCAAAAGTCTGGATCCCATAAAGGTGTTGAACTGAGTTTTGATGAGGGCAACTCCATTTGCCTTGGCGGCTGCCAATAATTCGTCGTCAATTTCTCCGCCGCCAGAGATAATCAAGATAGAGATTTTTTTGTCGCAGATTTCGTGAACGTCTGTCCGATTTCCCGTGATTACCACGTCCCCCTCCTTGATAATTTGTAAGGCGTGGGGCAGGCTCATGGCAAAAACTCTCATGGAATTTAATTCTCTGATTTTTTCTGGCATGTAAACTGTTTCGCCCGATAAAACTTGAACGATATTTTCAAAAGGCGTATTGGAATTCCTAAGGACCTTGTCGTTCCACACGTCCATATAATTCTTTGTAATATTTGACAGAGAGACAATGCCCATAAGTTTTTCCTCGCTATCCACTGCAAAGACGTTGACGTTTTTCTCCTGCATAAATTCAAGAGCCTTGGCGCAGGAAGTGTCCGGGCTAAGTATAAAGGGGCTGTCAAGCTTTAAATCTCTGACCTCGCTCTTAATTGTATCCATAAAAATGGGTTGGTCCACCCCAAAATAATCCAAGACAAACTGGGTCTCGCGATTGATATTCCCTAAGCGAATTGGCACGGCCTGGTAGTCTGATATTTTATTTTTTAAATCGGCATAGGCAAGAGCCGCACAGATTGAATCTGTATCTGGATTTCTATGACCGCTGATGTAAACTTTTTCTTTCATAAGTCCTCCTTATAATTTATATATCATAGCAAAAAATATTTATAAAATCAAGGGCAGATGTGATTGTAAACACATTTACGAGTCCTCAATCGGCCTCCAACTTGACAAAAGGGCAAAAAAAGTATAAAATAAAAGACCTAAGGAGGAAGTTATGAATTTTCGAAAAATATTTAGAGTTCTATTCTTTCTTATTTTAACATCCAGCGTCGTTTACGCCGCTGAAAAGAAAGACGTGGTTCTAATGCAAGGTAAATTCAAAGTATTTACCAAAGTAGAATCCTACGAAGAACTCCAAGCGTTTGTAAAACAAAACTACCCCGACTTCATTATAAAAGAACAAAAAGAATTTAAGAACAATCAGGTGTACGAGCTCGAGCCTCTGATTGAAATTTATTTAAAAGACGATAGCAAGGGCTCCAGGGTCAAAGTTCCAAACAGGACCGTTGGAGAAATGCTCGCCTACCTAAACATCGAGCTGGGTCAAGATGACCTAACAGTCCCAGGCCTAGACGAAGTGCCTACAGATAGCATTGTAAATATCTTTAGAGTTCGCGAAGAAATCAAAGAAGAAACAATGGCAAAGGAATTTTTGGTCATCAAACGCGAAAGCACAAATCCAATTTTAAAGTCCGAGGTCACCATACAAAAGGGTGTGCCCGGCGAAAAGAAAGTTACGCTGAAAAACAAAATCGTAAACGGTATTGTAAGGGGCAGCGTAGTATTGAAAGAAGAAATTATCAAAGAGGCTGTGCCTCAAATAATAGAATTACCAATGAAGTCAAAAGAAAGTAAGGCAGAAGTGCTGACACGCGGAGCTTCACGCAAGTATGTGATGAATGCAACCGCTTACGAGGCAGGCCCATTATCAACTGGTAAACGCCCAGGAGATCGCGGCTATGGAATTACAGCCTCAGGCACCAGAGCAAGAAGAGGAACAGTAGCGGTAGACCCAAGGGTTATACCACTAGGCACCAAGCTTTATGTAAAGAGCTTGAACCCAGACATTCCTGACTACGGTTATGCGATTGCAGAAGACACAGGCGGAGCAATCAAGGGCATGAAGATTGACCTATTTATGAACACAGTCAGCGAATGCTTCCAATTCGGTAGAAGGCAGGTAGAAGTCTATATCCTACCAGCAGACACACCGGCAGACTTATTTAATTAAGACAAAAT contains:
- a CDS encoding putative manganese-dependent inorganic diphosphatase; translated protein: MKEKVYISGHRNPDTDSICAALAYADLKNKISDYQAVPIRLGNINRETQFVLDYFGVDQPIFMDTIKSEVRDLKLDSPFILSPDTSCAKALEFMQEKNVNVFAVDSEEKLMGIVSLSNITKNYMDVWNDKVLRNSNTPFENIVQVLSGETVYMPEKIRELNSMRVFAMSLPHALQIIKEGDVVITGNRTDVHEICDKKISILIISGGGEIDDELLAAAKANGVALIKTQFNTFMGSRLLPQAVPIEAVMAKENLVTFGLDDFVDEVTAKMSETRFRSYPVLDAKGKVVASISRYHLISTEKKKLILVDHNERNQSIHDIQDATIIEVIDHHRVANINTEAPIYFRNMPVGSTCTIIASIYGEKGISPSKEIAGLLCSGIISDTLLFKSPTATNIDRIMLDRMAKIAEINPEDYAKAMFKAGTSLEGKRPTDLLNEDVKEFTIEGHKMHIGQVMTMDMDSLEKIKAQLLVAMQDRRKADGDDLNIFILTDILKENSKILVVGDQGEKIAKAFGQELKENEFDAPGVLSRKKQVVPVVGKALA
- a CDS encoding 3D domain-containing protein codes for the protein MNFRKIFRVLFFLILTSSVVYAAEKKDVVLMQGKFKVFTKVESYEELQAFVKQNYPDFIIKEQKEFKNNQVYELEPLIEIYLKDDSKGSRVKVPNRTVGEMLAYLNIELGQDDLTVPGLDEVPTDSIVNIFRVREEIKEETMAKEFLVIKRESTNPILKSEVTIQKGVPGEKKVTLKNKIVNGIVRGSVVLKEEIIKEAVPQIIELPMKSKESKAEVLTRGASRKYVMNATAYEAGPLSTGKRPGDRGYGITASGTRARRGTVAVDPRVIPLGTKLYVKSLNPDIPDYGYAIAEDTGGAIKGMKIDLFMNTVSECFQFGRRQVEVYILPADTPADLFN